In a genomic window of Candidatus Omnitrophota bacterium:
- the rsmI gene encoding 16S rRNA (cytidine(1402)-2'-O)-methyltransferase, producing the protein MLYIIATPIGNLQDLTFRALEVLKSVDLIACEDTRHTKILLIHYGITCPTTSFFQHNRFTKGEYLIGLLKEGKNIALVSDAGSPGILDPGYNLINLAIQNNLEMTFIPGAAAFVNALVLSGKPAHEFYFAGFLPNRTGARKNQLEKLKKLGCTLVFYESCHRILASLEDVSLVFGDREITVARELTKKFEEILRDSPKNIQEKLKVNKPRGEFAIVI; encoded by the coding sequence ATGCTATACATTATTGCTACTCCAATCGGTAATTTACAAGACCTAACCTTTAGGGCGCTGGAAGTTTTAAAAAGCGTAGATTTAATTGCCTGCGAGGACACGCGGCATACCAAAATCTTGCTTATCCATTACGGGATTACTTGTCCTACCACAAGTTTTTTCCAGCACAATCGATTTACTAAAGGCGAGTATTTAATTGGTTTATTAAAAGAAGGCAAGAATATTGCTTTGGTTTCTGATGCTGGTTCTCCGGGGATTCTCGATCCCGGGTATAATCTAATTAACCTGGCAATACAGAATAATCTGGAGATGACTTTTATCCCCGGCGCGGCAGCTTTTGTCAATGCGCTGGTGCTTTCAGGAAAACCGGCGCATGAATTTTATTTTGCCGGATTTCTCCCTAATCGTACCGGTGCGCGTAAAAATCAACTGGAGAAACTCAAAAAACTAGGCTGTACCCTGGTTTTTTATGAGTCCTGCCATAGAATTCTGGCTAGTTTGGAGGATGTCAGTTTGGTGTTTGGTGACCGGGAAATCACGGTTGCCCGGGAATTAACCAAAAAGTTTGAAGAAATCCTGCGTGATAGCCCTAAAAATATTCAAGAAAAACTGAAGGTAAACAAGCCGCGTGGTGAGTTTGCAATCGTAATTTAA
- a CDS encoding dihydroorotate dehydrogenase electron transfer subunit — protein sequence MNPVQIKAKIISNKRFKENYWHLEFEAGIIAKNALPGQFVDIKVGDGCEPLLRRPLSIHGVKGVKVKLFYEVIGRGTQILSTRKPGELLDIIGPLGNGFNYRQQAKVSEIKNILVAGGMGVAPLFFLAQKIKVSKPLVLIGAKTKRQILCAPEFKRLGCILKLATDDGSAGFKGKVTDLLQIILEQAKPVRLFSCGPGPMLKAVSEIANENKIHTQLSLEEHMACGIGACLGCVVATKGGYKRVCKDGPVFSNEELAW from the coding sequence ATGAACCCAGTTCAAATAAAAGCTAAAATAATTTCCAATAAAAGATTTAAAGAAAATTACTGGCATTTGGAATTTGAGGCAGGAATAATTGCTAAAAATGCTTTACCGGGGCAGTTTGTAGATATTAAGGTTGGCGATGGATGCGAGCCCTTATTAAGAAGGCCTTTGAGTATTCATGGAGTAAAAGGTGTTAAAGTTAAACTTTTTTATGAAGTTATTGGAAGGGGCACCCAGATTTTATCCACAAGAAAACCAGGGGAGTTGTTGGATATTATTGGCCCGCTAGGCAATGGTTTTAATTATAGGCAGCAGGCTAAAGTATCTGAAATTAAAAATATCCTGGTTGCTGGGGGTATGGGGGTTGCTCCGCTGTTTTTCTTGGCTCAAAAAATAAAGGTAAGTAAGCCACTGGTTTTAATCGGAGCTAAAACAAAAAGGCAAATTCTCTGCGCACCGGAGTTTAAAAGGTTAGGTTGTATTTTAAAATTAGCTACCGATGATGGCTCAGCGGGATTTAAAGGCAAGGTTACAGATTTATTACAAATTATTTTAGAACAAGCCAAGCCGGTAAGATTATTTTCTTGCGGTCCAGGCCCAATGTTAAAAGCGGTAAGTGAAATTGCCAATGAAAATAAAATCCATACACAGCTTTCTTTGGAGGAGCATATGGCTTGCGGTATCGGTGCTTGTTTAGGTTGCGTTGTGGCTACTAAAGGCGGCTATAAAAGGGTTTGTAAGGATGGCCCGGTTTTTTCCAATGAGGAGTTGGCATGGTAA
- the pyrR gene encoding bifunctional pyr operon transcriptional regulator/uracil phosphoribosyltransferase PyrR — MKEKAKILDQDGISRAIMRIAHEIIEKNKGTADLCIVGIRNRGVYIAERIAECIKKIEGADIPCGALDITLYRDDLALASGQPLVRKTEVDFDINEKKLVLVDDVLYTGRTIRAALDALIDFGRPKSIQLAVLVDRGHRELPIRADFVGKNIPTSSKESVEVHLQEPDGSDEVLIAEKE; from the coding sequence ATGAAAGAAAAAGCTAAAATTCTGGATCAGGACGGAATTTCTCGTGCGATCATGCGTATTGCCCATGAGATTATTGAGAAGAACAAAGGGACAGCAGATTTATGCATCGTAGGTATCAGGAATCGGGGGGTTTATATCGCAGAACGTATTGCCGAATGCATTAAGAAAATTGAAGGGGCTGATATTCCATGTGGAGCTTTAGATATCACCCTTTACCGTGATGATCTGGCTTTGGCTAGCGGCCAGCCGCTAGTGCGTAAAACAGAGGTAGATTTCGATATTAATGAAAAAAAATTGGTATTGGTTGATGATGTGCTTTATACCGGCCGTACAATCAGGGCGGCATTAGACGCATTGATTGATTTTGGCCGGCCCAAATCCATACAGCTGGCGGTTTTAGTGGACCGGGGGCATCGCGAGTTGCCAATACGGGCGGATTTTGTAGGTAAGAATATCCCCACTTCTAGTAAAGAATCTGTGGAAGTACATTTGCAAGAGCCTGATGGCAGTGATGAAGTGTTAATTGCGGAGAAGGAATAA
- the pyrF gene encoding orotidine-5'-phosphate decarboxylase → MQKLNSPEIILALDVDTIESAKNFVDKLYPKIKTFKVGSQLFTAYGPEIIRLLHEKGATVFLDLKYFDIPNTVAGAVAAAVGLKVKMLTLHICGGEEMIKAAVDSAKAQAQALNIPKPLLIGVTVLTSSAAKSKDVLKLAQKGIDSGLDGIVCSVVEAAALRKKIKKGFFIITPGIRLAKAVTDDQKRTATVKEAVDAGSDFLVIGRPILKADNPKAQVEELLGDIHG, encoded by the coding sequence ATGCAAAAATTAAACTCTCCTGAGATTATACTCGCCTTAGATGTAGACACTATAGAGAGTGCAAAAAATTTTGTAGACAAGCTTTATCCCAAAATTAAAACTTTTAAAGTTGGAAGCCAGCTTTTTACCGCCTATGGCCCGGAGATCATCCGTTTGCTGCATGAAAAAGGCGCTACGGTTTTTCTGGATCTTAAATATTTTGATATCCCCAACACTGTAGCCGGGGCTGTGGCTGCGGCAGTAGGCCTTAAAGTAAAAATGCTTACTTTGCACATTTGCGGCGGGGAAGAAATGATCAAGGCTGCCGTAGATTCGGCAAAAGCGCAAGCACAAGCGTTAAATATACCCAAACCTTTATTGATCGGGGTAACGGTTTTAACCAGTAGCGCGGCAAAATCGAAAGACGTCTTAAAATTGGCACAAAAAGGAATAGATAGCGGTTTGGATGGTATAGTCTGTTCTGTTGTCGAGGCCGCAGCCCTGCGTAAGAAAATAAAAAAAGGATTTTTTATAATTACTCCCGGAATAAGGCTGGCTAAAGCTGTTACCGATGATCAAAAGCGCACAGCCACGGTAAAAGAAGCGGTAGATGCCGGAAGTGATTTTTTAGTTATCGGAAGGCCTATATTGAAAGCGGATAATCCAAAGGCACAAGTAGAAGAACTTTTGGGAGATATACATGGCTAA
- the mutM gene encoding bifunctional DNA-formamidopyrimidine glycosylase/DNA-(apurinic or apyrimidinic site) lyase, translating into MPELPEVETIKNDLKQVILGKKITKVSVHNPKVIRQPTPAVFIKSLEGQTVKGILRQAKLLIFELSNGKFLTVHLKMTGQLVYPGGAKESRVAIHFTDGSILDFNDQRLFGELRLVEDWKKLKFIQNLGPEPFGLTLTDFKVMLSKRKTKIKPLLMDQSFISGIGNLYAAEILFRAKINPQRPAQNLTENEIKALHKEIKDVLTNAIKHGGSSVDNYVRVSGKPGDYVRFHRVYGRQGKPCFVCKSLIKRISQGGRGTYFCPKCQK; encoded by the coding sequence ATGCCAGAACTACCAGAAGTTGAGACAATTAAGAATGACCTTAAACAGGTAATTTTAGGCAAGAAGATTACCAAGGTCAGCGTGCATAACCCAAAGGTTATCCGCCAGCCAACGCCGGCAGTGTTTATTAAATCCTTAGAGGGACAAACCGTAAAGGGTATTTTACGCCAAGCCAAGCTTTTAATTTTTGAATTATCCAATGGTAAATTTTTGACTGTTCACTTAAAAATGACAGGGCAACTGGTTTATCCCGGAGGGGCAAAGGAAAGCCGGGTAGCAATTCATTTTACCGATGGTTCTATTCTAGATTTTAATGACCAGCGCTTATTTGGCGAACTGCGCTTGGTAGAGGATTGGAAAAAGTTAAAATTTATTCAGAATCTTGGCCCGGAACCATTTGGTTTGACTTTAACCGATTTTAAGGTTATGCTCTCTAAGAGAAAAACTAAAATCAAGCCTTTGCTTATGGACCAATCATTTATTTCCGGGATTGGCAATCTCTATGCTGCGGAAATTTTATTCCGGGCAAAGATTAATCCGCAAAGGCCTGCTCAAAACCTAACTGAAAACGAAATTAAAGCCTTACATAAAGAAATTAAAGATGTATTAACTAATGCGATTAAGCATGGAGGCTCTTCGGTAGATAATTATGTGCGGGTTTCCGGTAAGCCGGGGGATTATGTCAGGTTCCACCGGGTTTATGGGCGGCAAGGTAAGCCTTGTTTTGTCTGTAAAAGCCTGATTAAAAGGATCTCTCAGGGGGGTAGGGGAACCTATTTTTGCCCTAAGTGCCAAAAATGA
- a CDS encoding dihydroorotate dehydrogenase: MVRKAKPDLSVSIGNLKLKNPVMVASGTFGYAEEFRDFIDLKKLGAIVTKTITIKGRQGNLAPRTCETPAGMLNSIGLENPGIDKFIKEKLPFLKKLAIPIIVSIASEESPEEFAILVKQLDLIDEVSAIELNISCPNLQKDKLISQDASDTFKLVSVVRKITQKCLITKLSPNVTSICEIAQSAKDAGTDALALINTLGGMSIDVNKRIPKLGAWVGGLSGPAIRPVAVKMVWEVYNKIKIPIIGMGGIMDTESALEFFIAGATAVSVGTANFINPQASLEIIGGLNQYMTDNDIGNLSGIIGRLKTCKN; the protein is encoded by the coding sequence ATGGTAAGGAAGGCTAAGCCAGATTTAAGCGTAAGTATTGGAAATCTTAAACTGAAGAATCCGGTAATGGTAGCCAGTGGTACTTTTGGTTACGCCGAGGAGTTTAGGGATTTTATTGATTTAAAAAAACTGGGTGCAATTGTTACTAAGACTATTACTATTAAGGGCCGCCAGGGTAATCTTGCCCCTCGTACTTGCGAAACTCCTGCTGGTATGCTTAATTCTATAGGACTAGAGAATCCCGGTATAGATAAATTTATCAAAGAAAAACTTCCTTTTTTAAAGAAATTAGCCATTCCAATTATTGTAAGTATAGCTAGCGAAGAAAGCCCGGAGGAATTTGCTATTTTGGTTAAGCAGCTGGATTTGATAGATGAAGTTTCCGCAATTGAATTAAATATATCATGCCCTAACCTGCAAAAAGATAAACTTATTTCCCAGGATGCTTCCGATACTTTTAAATTAGTCAGCGTAGTACGTAAGATTACGCAAAAATGCCTAATTACTAAACTGTCCCCCAATGTCACTTCGATTTGTGAAATTGCGCAAAGTGCCAAAGATGCAGGAACTGACGCGTTAGCCTTAATTAATACGCTTGGTGGTATGAGTATTGACGTAAACAAGCGTATTCCAAAACTAGGCGCATGGGTGGGCGGTTTGAGCGGACCGGCAATCAGGCCTGTTGCGGTTAAGATGGTTTGGGAAGTATATAATAAAATTAAAATTCCCATTATCGGCATGGGTGGTATAATGGATACAGAAAGCGCTTTGGAGTTTTTTATTGCCGGCGCTACAGCTGTGAGCGTAGGAACCGCAAATTTTATTAATCCTCAAGCCAGCCTTGAAATTATCGGGGGGTTAAATCAGTACATGACAGACAATGATATTGGGAATTTAAGCGGCATAATTGGCAGATTAAAAACATGCAAAAATTAA
- a CDS encoding isoprenylcysteine carboxylmethyltransferase family protein codes for MKKRLKINGIIMVCAGIGVILYPNVFFRSYSVGFWEKGLGIIGFSLILLGQIIRVCARGYKAENSQDSQALIQGGPYQVVRNPMYVGIFLIGLGVVLAVFKWWAAAIFIIVFIIRYILLIYKEENKLLSMFPDSYPEYCRKVPRIFPSLSTIIKLDIIEYLPIKINWFQKEIGSILALLLLVLLVESLRGISKVGLKAYLAQSTWLFIPFILFTILIILLNQRMHQKK; via the coding sequence ATGAAAAAGCGCCTTAAGATTAACGGAATAATTATGGTCTGCGCCGGAATCGGGGTTATATTGTACCCTAATGTTTTTTTTCGGAGCTATTCGGTAGGTTTTTGGGAAAAGGGTTTAGGCATTATTGGTTTTTCACTTATTCTTCTGGGGCAGATTATTCGCGTTTGCGCCCGGGGATATAAAGCAGAAAATTCTCAGGACAGCCAGGCATTAATACAGGGCGGGCCATATCAAGTGGTACGTAACCCCATGTATGTAGGGATATTTTTAATCGGGCTTGGAGTGGTGTTAGCGGTTTTTAAATGGTGGGCAGCAGCTATTTTTATTATAGTTTTCATTATTCGTTATATTCTGCTTATCTATAAAGAAGAAAACAAACTCTTATCGATGTTTCCGGATTCCTACCCGGAGTATTGCCGTAAGGTCCCCCGTATTTTCCCTTCCCTATCCACCATAATTAAATTGGATATTATTGAGTACCTGCCGATAAAAATAAATTGGTTTCAAAAAGAGATTGGTTCGATTCTTGCGTTACTTTTATTAGTTTTGTTAGTTGAATCCTTGAGGGGGATTTCCAAGGTTGGATTAAAGGCATATCTTGCACAGTCTACATGGTTATTTATACCATTTATTTTATTTACAATTTTAATAATTTTACTTAATCAACGGATGCATCAAAAAAAGTAA
- a CDS encoding endonuclease Q family protein, translating into MEFIADFHIHSKYSRATSRDMDIKHLAEWAKLKGITLMGTGDFTHHLWLEELKHSLEDCGNGLYKYAGIYFMLTAEISSIYSKGGKGYRVHNLIFAPSFAVVDKINNALFRRGANLSSDGRPIVGLSAAEIARIVFDIDENCMVVPGHIWTPWFSVFGSMSGFDKIEDCFEEQTPKIFALETGLSSDPAMNWRLSALDRFTLISNSDSHSPSKIGREANVFNCVLDYKIIREVLKNKDKQKFLYTIEFFPEEGKYHFDGHRLCGIRWSPQETKDHNGKCPKCGKPVTVGVVNRVEKLADRPEGFKPDNAIPFKNLIPFAEIIAEAKGVGKASVNVERDYLAYLPKFSTEFNILLKASKEELLKSLPPKVVEGVLRVRAGKVNIKAGFDGEYGIISIFDDNEQQEKTEQQLSLF; encoded by the coding sequence ATGGAATTTATCGCTGATTTTCATATCCACTCTAAATATTCCCGGGCTACCAGCCGCGATATGGATATCAAGCATTTGGCTGAATGGGCCAAGCTAAAAGGGATAACCTTAATGGGCACGGGTGATTTTACCCATCACCTGTGGCTGGAGGAACTAAAACATTCATTAGAAGATTGTGGCAATGGCTTATATAAATATGCTGGTATATATTTTATGCTTACTGCGGAGATCAGTAGTATTTACTCTAAGGGTGGTAAGGGGTACCGGGTACATAACCTTATTTTTGCCCCTTCTTTTGCTGTTGTAGATAAAATTAACAACGCACTTTTTCGCCGCGGCGCGAATCTTTCCAGCGACGGCCGGCCGATTGTTGGTTTATCTGCTGCAGAAATTGCCAGGATTGTTTTTGATATTGATGAAAATTGTATGGTTGTGCCCGGCCATATCTGGACGCCATGGTTCTCCGTGTTTGGCTCAATGTCCGGATTTGATAAAATCGAAGATTGCTTTGAGGAACAGACACCCAAGATATTTGCGCTTGAGACTGGATTAAGCAGTGATCCGGCGATGAATTGGCGTTTAAGCGCGCTGGATAGATTTACATTAATTTCTAATAGCGATTCGCATTCTCCATCGAAGATTGGCAGAGAGGCAAATGTTTTTAATTGCGTGTTGGATTATAAAATAATCCGTGAAGTTTTAAAAAATAAAGATAAGCAAAAATTTTTATATACGATTGAATTTTTCCCTGAGGAAGGTAAATATCATTTTGACGGCCACAGGCTTTGCGGTATCCGTTGGTCGCCGCAAGAGACAAAAGATCACAATGGTAAATGCCCTAAGTGCGGTAAACCTGTTACCGTTGGGGTAGTTAATCGGGTGGAAAAGTTAGCTGACCGCCCAGAGGGCTTTAAACCGGATAACGCAATTCCATTTAAGAACTTAATTCCGTTTGCTGAGATAATTGCGGAAGCCAAAGGCGTAGGAAAGGCTTCTGTAAATGTTGAAAGAGATTATCTTGCTTATTTACCCAAGTTCAGTACGGAGTTTAATATTTTACTTAAAGCATCAAAAGAAGAGCTGCTTAAAAGTTTGCCTCCTAAAGTTGTGGAGGGAGTTTTACGTGTACGCGCAGGCAAGGTGAATATTAAGGCTGGTTTTGATGGTGAATACGGGATAATTTCGATATTTGATGATAATGAGCAGCAAGAAAAAACCGAGCAGCAGTTAAGTTTATTCTAG
- a CDS encoding aspartate carbamoyltransferase catalytic subunit, with protein MVWTKKDLLGLEYLTYEEIEIILDTAESFKEVSTREIKKVPALRGKTTVNLFYEPSTRTRVSFEVAAKRLSADVINIATETSSVRKGETLIDTGKNIQALKADIIIMRHNCSGAANMLARALDISVVNAGDGWHEHPTQALLDIFTLKEKLGKIKGLNVAIVGDIAHSRVARSNIWGLTKLGASVTLCAPEMLIPPGIELTGAKISSNIDEVLKKSDAVNVLRMQFERDSGAAFPEQLDYFKKFGITEERLAKAKKDIVVMHPGPINRGIEMSSGVADGKNSVILEQVTNGIAVRMAVLFLVSQAKEAKK; from the coding sequence ATGGTTTGGACTAAAAAGGACCTTTTGGGCCTGGAGTATTTAACTTACGAAGAGATTGAAATTATTTTAGATACCGCCGAGTCATTTAAAGAAGTTTCTACAAGAGAAATTAAAAAAGTTCCAGCCTTACGCGGTAAAACCACAGTGAATCTTTTTTATGAGCCATCTACGCGCACACGTGTATCTTTTGAAGTAGCTGCCAAACGGCTTTCTGCTGATGTAATTAATATTGCCACAGAGACTTCTAGTGTACGCAAAGGAGAAACATTAATTGATACTGGTAAAAACATTCAGGCGCTTAAGGCAGATATAATTATTATGCGGCATAATTGTTCGGGGGCAGCGAACATGCTTGCTCGCGCTTTAGATATCAGCGTGGTAAATGCCGGAGATGGCTGGCATGAACATCCTACTCAGGCGCTGCTTGATATCTTTACATTAAAAGAAAAATTGGGAAAAATTAAAGGTTTAAATGTTGCTATCGTCGGAGATATTGCCCATTCCCGGGTTGCCCGTTCCAATATTTGGGGGTTGACTAAATTAGGGGCTTCTGTAACGTTATGTGCTCCAGAAATGCTTATTCCGCCAGGAATTGAATTAACCGGAGCAAAGATATCCAGCAATATCGACGAAGTATTAAAGAAATCCGATGCAGTAAATGTTTTAAGAATGCAGTTTGAGCGCGATAGTGGCGCAGCATTCCCAGAACAGCTGGATTATTTTAAAAAATTTGGCATTACCGAAGAAAGATTAGCTAAAGCTAAAAAAGATATCGTGGTGATGCACCCGGGGCCGATTAACCGCGGGATTGAGATGTCTAGCGGGGTGGCAGATGGGAAAAATTCTGTAATTTTGGAGCAGGTGACTAATGGTATCGCCGTGAGAATGGCGGTTTTATTTTTAGTTAGTCAAGCTAAAGAAGCAAAAAAATGA
- a CDS encoding DUF2764 family protein, producing the protein MPNFYIYLISSLPMLHFTVNPTISLEVFLDRCAQLIPEKDLDLIKQAISTDAYALDLPQNNILLKWKEFDLALRNELARARAARKKINSERFLRPGAPFDINITHIAQASLRQNSILESERYLDLERWQLLDKLAMGHYFDFDFLLIYALKLAILDRWVKIGNSDKAGLIEKVLAH; encoded by the coding sequence ATGCCGAATTTCTATATTTATTTAATTTCTAGCCTGCCGATGTTACATTTTACGGTAAATCCAACAATTAGTTTGGAGGTTTTTCTGGATCGCTGCGCCCAGCTTATTCCAGAGAAGGATCTGGATTTGATTAAACAGGCTATTTCTACCGATGCTTATGCTTTGGATTTACCCCAAAATAATATACTTTTGAAATGGAAAGAATTTGATCTGGCGCTAAGAAATGAATTGGCTCGCGCCCGGGCAGCCCGTAAAAAGATTAACTCAGAGAGGTTCTTACGCCCAGGTGCGCCTTTTGATATAAATATAACACATATTGCCCAGGCAAGTTTACGCCAAAACTCTATTTTAGAATCAGAAAGGTATTTGGATCTTGAGCGTTGGCAGTTGCTGGATAAATTAGCTATGGGGCATTATTTTGATTTCGATTTTCTTTTGATTTATGCTTTAAAGTTAGCTATCCTGGATCGCTGGGTTAAAATTGGAAATTCTGATAAAGCAGGGCTGATTGAAAAAGTATTGGCGCATTAA
- a CDS encoding dihydroorotase: MSILIKGGRVIDPENKIDAILDVLIEGNKIFKVARNIQAKPETIIDADNKIVAPGLIDIHVHLRQPGREDKETVATATAAAAKGGVTTVLAMPNTQPAMDCAESVELLQRIIKQSTKVNALICGTITKGRFGKELSDIASLKKSGVYAISDDGSSVDSDELMCEALKKAKGLGLLTICHSEDKELAQKGLINLGFNSTRLGLRGISNESEYKRVRRDTDLAKKTGASIHIAHVSCRESVEIIAQAKKEGVLVTCETAPHYFALTEEALLGYDTNMKMNPPLRSKEDLLAIKQGLKDGTIDVIASDHAPHTENEKDIEFERAEFGVVGLETELSVSITELLLKKILTWPELIEKFCLNPAKILGIDAGRLTKNAPADVIIISDQQLWVVDKQSLISKSKNCAFLGKTLKGIVDYTICNGKIVYKR, from the coding sequence ATGAGCATATTGATAAAAGGTGGCAGAGTAATTGATCCAGAAAACAAAATTGATGCGATACTGGATGTTTTGATTGAGGGTAATAAAATATTCAAAGTTGCTAGGAATATCCAAGCTAAGCCCGAAACTATAATTGATGCTGATAATAAAATTGTTGCTCCTGGGCTTATTGATATACATGTACATTTACGCCAGCCAGGCAGAGAAGACAAAGAAACAGTAGCTACTGCTACAGCTGCTGCTGCCAAAGGCGGAGTAACTACAGTTTTGGCTATGCCTAATACTCAGCCAGCGATGGACTGCGCAGAAAGCGTAGAGTTATTACAGAGAATCATTAAGCAAAGTACAAAAGTTAACGCGCTTATTTGCGGAACGATTACTAAAGGACGCTTTGGCAAAGAGCTAAGCGATATTGCTTCGTTAAAAAAATCCGGTGTTTACGCCATATCCGATGATGGATCTTCTGTGGATAGTGATGAATTAATGTGTGAGGCATTAAAAAAAGCAAAAGGATTAGGCCTCCTAACTATTTGTCACTCGGAAGATAAAGAGCTTGCGCAAAAAGGGCTTATCAATTTAGGCTTTAATTCTACACGTTTAGGGTTGCGTGGTATCTCCAATGAATCGGAGTATAAAAGAGTCAGGAGAGATACCGATTTAGCAAAGAAAACCGGCGCCTCAATTCATATTGCCCATGTTAGTTGCCGTGAATCTGTAGAGATCATTGCTCAGGCTAAGAAAGAAGGTGTTTTAGTGACCTGCGAAACTGCGCCACATTATTTTGCCCTGACCGAAGAGGCGCTTTTAGGATATGATACAAATATGAAGATGAATCCACCATTAAGAAGCAAAGAAGACCTTTTGGCGATAAAGCAGGGATTAAAAGACGGTACAATCGATGTGATTGCCTCGGATCACGCCCCGCATACGGAAAATGAAAAAGATATTGAGTTTGAGCGCGCAGAGTTTGGGGTAGTAGGATTGGAAACCGAGCTTTCTGTGAGCATAACCGAATTATTGCTTAAGAAGATTTTAACTTGGCCGGAATTAATAGAGAAATTTTGTTTAAATCCCGCTAAGATACTCGGAATAGATGCAGGTAGGCTAACAAAGAATGCGCCTGCGGATGTAATTATAATTTCTGACCAGCAATTATGGGTAGTGGATAAGCAAAGCCTGATCTCTAAATCCAAAAACTGCGCTTTTCTTGGTAAAACACTCAAAGGTATAGTCGATTACACAATCTGTAATGGTAAAATAGTATATAAGAGGTAA